The DNA sequence CTGAGCGATTACTGTTTCCCAGTTTTAGGTGTGTGCCGAGGTAGTCCTCTACGGGCATGTAATTTCGAACTTTCTGGCATTGATGATCGTATAAGGATTTGGGGGTTAAGAGAGGAGGTTGGAGGTAAAAGAAATGGCATTTGACTTTGGACAAACTACTTTGGCTAGAGATGATTTCAAGTTGCGAAGATACCAGCATTGACGACTCGGAAGATAGTTTTGAGGTGCTAGGTTTCCACCCAAACAATAAGGATTATCTTGTATATATCTGTCTTTGCCAAAGTCGTCATATGCAACATTCGTTCAAAAAAGTTAGAGATGCTTAGAAAGAGTCGGCTTCGCAATGATGATACTCCCATGGAGTTCCACCAATTTGAGCTCCCACCCTGGCCTACACCAGTTCCTAAAATCTACTCATCTATGTCCATTACTGGTGCAGTACCACACCGGCAAAGCAATGGTTAATTGTATTGTacgctttttttattttttattttttattttttcagattGCTGGCTTATCCTTTCCTGTACAGAGAGGAAAGACTAGTATGGCTTGAATGTACAAGTGACGGGCCAAAACTTACTAGAAGAGGATATGCTTTCATGGGAACATTGTAGAAACCATTTGATACGCCAACCAAATGCACATCACAATCACAAAACCGAGATTTCTTTGGTCAGTCAAAAAGACTAATATCACAACGCATCAAAACTTTTACATCGCCAAGAAAGGCTTAGCAAGAGCAATAAGTTGAAGCGGAGTGACATACATAGCGTTCTCAGTTACCAAATGAGCTATGAATAACAAGGGCAAGTTCAAAGAAAAGCACCATTTAGAAGATTCTTCAGTAAATTCCAGGAATGACTCTGTAGGGTACCTTCTGACAATATAATTTCCAGTGTTTCCCGTACCTGCAAGGGAGACATTTTCGAATTCGTTCAGCGTTACATAAAATGTTAACACGGTTTCATTTATATTGCAAATTTTACTTTTCTTAATTCTCTTGATGTGTCTGTAAAATTCTAGATACAGTAgagatttgatcaaaaaaagaaaacccaaatGCTGCAGTGTGTTAAAATCTCATGGACCAGTTTGATTTCATTAAAGCCATGGCcgagaaaatatataaaataaatgttAGAACTGGAATCGGCATCTGCTTACTTGGATCGACATCGATCATCATCCCTTTTTGCTCGGTCTAATAGAAGGATGGTGAGAAACACCACATAGAAGTATGGTAGAAACTGCAAGCAAAGAACAAGGAAAAAGTTCAGCAACTTGTTCTCTTACATTCaagtttccaaaaaaaaaaaaacacacactaAGTACAAATCAGTACATGATTGAAAAGAGCCGGAACAGTCCAGAAAAAGGCAGCTGATATTTCTGGCACATAATGAAAATGGCGAGATAAACCCCACCTGCAGGGACAACAATAAACCTCAGCaatgaatttagctaaaaacACCAGCTTCActttttatttataaaattcTAGCACACGATGAAACCAAATATGCAAATGTGCAGAGAAGAGatgcaatgaaacaaaagaATCCTCCAACTCACTCCCCATGTGCAGCATAAAGCAGTGACAAAATTACTCAGATCTAAGCATGTGCACTATTTCATATTCACAAGAGCAAACGAATACTCACCATCCTGAGGTTAAGAGAAGGCTCGTCTTTGTTTCCCCAGATGTTGTAGTGTATGAAGCAACTATCTGTTATGGACAAGTCATGTCTGTTTTGTCAGCCAATATATCTCAAaccataaaacaaacaattacaaGGTTTCAAGTGACCAAAAACCTTTGATGGAGCTCTCCCCCAGACTAAACATTTGCCATTTGTTCTGCGAAATTCTTGCCTTTGCCTGTCGCAATCATAGTTGATGTATATGCAGAGAATCCCCGCAACCAAAATAAAAAGTGCTAGCTGAACCATGAGGTTTCAGTTGTTAGAAATGTGACAAATGCTGGCTGGAAGAGATAAAGAAGGATAGAGGAATATGTGAATCAACTCTGAAGCATTCATCCAGCATGGAAAATATCCCCCTTTACATTGATCTTAACTTGTAATGGTATATAAACTTTCTGGTTTTCACTAAAATGCAAAGTTATCAAATTACCAAAGCTGTAGCGTAATTTTGACTGCCTATCCCATATAAAGACAAGATCCATGATGTAATGAAACCATACACAACAATCTAAAATTTTCAAAGTCATAAGTCCAAATGTTCATCCAAACAACATACACAGTAACCAAAGTCTACTGGTTTATCCTTTTGTTTCCCTTGCTCAAGGAGTCTCGTCAACTTTTAAAACTAGGAGAATGCATAGCAAATGTACATGACCCAGATTAGATGCAATGGGAAGTTTGAAAACCCATTTTTTAAATACGGAAATCAGAAGGTATGTAATTTATATTACTAATGATGCTGTCATACCTGAGTGCCGAGATTTATAGGATGGTTGACCAAGTACATGCCAGGAGAGGTATAAATAGATGGAACCCAGACCAAGCAACCCCAGCAAATATAAAATCCGGCTGCCAAAGACGAAATGACTCATAGTGAGATGAAGCATGAATTCAAACAAGTGAACAATGAGGAAATAATGAttcaatgacatccattactatAGTCAGTTATCTCTAGATGTAATTAATTATGATACATGTTCTAGTGAGGAAATGGATGCACCAACAAGCACATATTCTTCTTTGCATTGACTTCTTTGTTAGAACAGGTTTGCATCTTCTTATATGTATTCAGAAATGTATACATGTATCCCCTTGAAATCTCCTCATTTGTGTCTAGATTTACACTAAAAGTAGGACATGCTAACATCCCAACGGCTGTTTGAACCAAACAATGGGACTAAACTTGACAAGTAAAGCATATGTGAACCTCGATCATGTGCAATATCCATTGTATTCCAGTATCCAGCCTCCCACCAAAAGAACTTTGTGACATACACCAGCATCAGTATGGTATTTACAAGCATTGAATCAGCTACTCTCCCATTCAACTCATACTGGTAAAACAAGAAACAAGTATTAAACATAAGATTAACTAATGAAAGTATTTACTTAACAGATACCTCATACATCTTAGAAAATAGGAAGTTATTCTTCTTTGATTGGCTATCAATTCAAGAGGATTGGACCTATGTCTGCTCCATGGTGACAGCAAACTACACTAGGAGACGTTACTTAGGAGTTCCTATGTACGGAATGGAGAAAATTgtcaataaaaaatgaaaactttatTGAACTTAGGTGGATGAAATCAAAGTATACAGTGTAGCCCTTGTATAAACATAACAATTTTACATCTGCCCGGGATATCGAACATGCAAGTAACCAGTTTGGTGACACATAACTAACTTATTCTCCGTGGATAGTGATGATCTTGAAAAAGTTCAATAAATAACCACATTTGCAACCTTTACCacagtataatattcacaaaaatGAAAAGGGAGACTATAATTTTTTCTCCCTAAATTTACTGACTTAAAAATATTCAACTGTTGAAGTTCCAACTGCCCATTCTCAGTTCTCCATAGCCACATCTCACTAGACGACCATAAAGAATATAGTAAGCCTCGAGAGTTTGTAACTGTCCAATCAAGACTACAAGCGCGAAGTCAACTAGGCCATCCAGGTTATTTATGTTTGAAACACTAGTCTTCTACTGATATGCATGCACTATCAATCTGATCCTAATTTATAATTCTGTTACATTGttctacaaaaataataaaatataagcAAATTTACTCTTCATCATGTCCTTACAGATTTGTGTGCATAGGTTATTATGCTTTGGTGATCAAGGGTAACTAAGTAACTTGCAACTTTAATGACATTACAACTATAAGCACTATAGTGAAATCAGAACTTAATCACAAgggtgaaaagaaaattaatatcAAAGAAGATTTACCTGCTTTATGCTATAGGTCACAGCAAGAACGGCCCAGGACATCATCCCAAATCTACAGTTCGTGAAAACTTTGATATCAAAGTTTTTACCAATTCGTGGATACAGTTCCATGCCCTAAAAAAATGTAAAGGCAATATTGCATTTTTAGCCAAGGCCATATTAAGGAGTGAATTTAACCCAGAACCTTATTTGCAAACTGTTTTTCTGTTACTAATCAACATGAAAACACATTAGACTTATTTCTTTCTTGcttaaatttcattttctattATGGCACACTCAGCATTTCATTTATAGACAAAACTAAACAATTAGATACGAAAGTAAAAACTTAGAAATGATACTCACCCAGTAAAAATCAATTATTACATTCCCAGAAGAGCCAGAATCTGTGGAAGATGGTGCCAAGTGACCCTTGTATACAAGAAACATTTGTATCAAAAAATCAAAGTCTTAAGTTGCATGTACATCGAACTAATATTTCAACATAATCACAAACTCTCACTTTTATGTGCAGGAGAACACAAAACACTAAACTTCCAAAAATGAGGGCCGAAAATATTTCTCCCAAATGATCGTaaacaattgtagggttgaaTATCCCAAACCTGAAATAACATAGGAAAAGCATCATATGCACTGTGAAAAGAGCTTGAAGCTTAGAGTTAGGAGAACTAAAATATAAACTGTCGGAAAATTATAAGGAAAAACAAGCTACAAGGAAAATAGCAGCAAAAAGAAAACCCAACAGAAACACTGAAACTTGAAAATAATGGTTTTGTGCAAGTCACTGGACACTAGACAAAAGCTATACTTCAGAGAGTTCTAAACTCGAAACATAAAgttcacccttttttttttttttgtatgagaATAACATAAAGTTCACCTAGAACTATGGGAGGATGAATATTTTTCAGTTCAGCATAAAGCCATAAACACATTGCCAAAAGCAACAGATAAACTTATCAGGTGAAGGAgttgagaatgagaaattaaataaaaataatgaagTCCATGCTATAGACAAAATAATGGCCACCATGTTGGTAACTAAATCACTCTCCCCaaaaaacaaagtgaaaattTAGAAAGACTGCTTACAGCAGCACCTGAATGAAGATTCAGATTTAAGGCTACAACATAATTTACAAAAGGAAACACTGAATTGGTGGAGAAAGTATGTACCACCAAAGGCCAAGGTACGTAGTCAATGTCACAAAGTATGCTGCCATACCATTTGCCTGCAAAATTTACAGGTTACATTAGAACAGGAAACTTCGAATATACATATGCAACTATAGTACTAAAATATAGCAGAAGTTTGCTTGTATTTCTAAGAATTACAGAAGTgaaaatttataattaatacTTGTCTTAAGAATTCCACAACAAAAGATGACAAACAAGATTATGAGTTCAACATTTTGAAATCTAGTGGCTCGTGTAAAGCCAAAAAGTGTAGAAGGCAAAACTATGTAAACCCTTATTTTTGTAATCACTTTAGCAAAGCAGTTTGAGAAAGGAATCAAGTGTCGAGCACCTTGTAGACAGGCCGATTCCCAGCCGGAGATATTGGTCCCTCAACCCTTCTTCCAGGTAAAAGCAGCTGAAGTGCAGCCTCAAAAGCAGCATAACATGCGATGATTTTCCAGGCAATGGCAGTAGGTCTTGGCCATATGTCAATAAACCCCTGCAGCCCATTTTGTCTCAAGTACTCCCAAGTTTGGAAAAGAGAGCCATCAGCATGTACCATTGTATACCATCTGCAATTAAGTATCGAATTCGAATCAGTATATAATAGGCTCTTTACTGAGTCAAGTAATCCAAATACAACACTTAATGTTTGAAGCCTAATTCTTTGCCAGCATTTTCTCATCAACCAAACAAAGCATCCgaaaacaacagaaaatgaaacaaaaagcgATCAAGTTCTCGATGGATCTGCATGATACATAAGCTTCATATACAAGTTCAAGCCTTTCTATAATCGAAAAAGCAACAATCTTGCACTTCCCTGTCTCTCAAAACTAAAAAATTCTCAATCTTTGAGATTTGGATTTCTCTCACCAAATTAAAGAAACAACAAGAACCCATTATTCCCCACGATCATTCGATCTCAGCAAACCCAACTTCCCATGATCAAACGCAAAAATCGAATCTTTACAAGATCAAAAGGAAACCCAAAACACAGACGATTGATAcacagagagaagagagagagagagagagagagaggagcttaCAGTAGAATGACAAATGGAGGGCACAAAGTAAGCAGTGAAAGCATGGAAGCGTAGGTCACCAATGGCGAGTGCACAGTCTTGCTCTCCGCCATTGTTTCTGAACTAAAGCTCTGGGAGTGTGAAACTGTGAATGAATCTTAAATGGTGGAGTTGACAGACTCACTCAAGAGAGAAGACTTCGGCCTTTGTGGTACCATTCAAGTCTCTGGAGTGCTTTGTTTTGTTATTGGTTTTTTCCAACATTGGATTACGGTTGGAAATTATTAGAGGCCAATCACCAGGCGCACGTGAGTCCACGTGACCTTTGTTGCTATTAAAAACGTGGCTTTCGGCTTTTCTATTTTAATGTTCAGCCAGTTGCGGCGGTCAGAGGTCCGTGGATAGGAGAATCTTTACTTCACTTGTGGGGGTATCCATGTTGATACAATATGATGGAGTAGAGGGGTGATATGCCCGCTGACAATTGGGAGGAGTCATATATTTGATAGGATTTGATATTTCTATACCGAAATGTTCGTGAGGATTTCAAGTTCCAATTCtctgttccttcttcttcttcttttttctttttttttttaaatgataaacTTTTGTGGTATAACCACTTTCAATATTCTCATTTTTGACCGCTTTAATCTGAAGTAGGAGACCATTTCTCACAATCTAAACTGATTTCAATTTGTTAGAGATTGAGACGAGTGATTTCAATCTCTAATTGTTTGCTATACACTTTGAAAGTTAACAAGTCGCTGAATATGGTTTTAATTAGTATGCTAGATTTGTGTATGATAGGCGTGATAAGACATAATcattaaaatttgaaaaatatttttttagttgAAACAACAATTTATTAAGAGATCGTAGGTGTGTGACTTATTGAGAGATCGTAGATGTATGAGTTGCTATAGAGCCACAAACACAAGCCTAAGAGCACCACAATAAAGCAAGAACTAATCCAACCCCAACCACGTataacataaaacaaaacacGAACACGTCTAACATAGAGGGTAACGTCCACCTCGATTAATACCAATATGCATCGTCCTTCAGTTAAGGGATCCTATGTCAAATTGACAGGATTTgtcccggatttcaccttgaaatctaAAGTGACCCTACGAGGCCTACCTTAGGAGAAACTATCGaaaatttgaaagatataaCTCTGGAAAGAGAAGAATGTTATTGTTTGCCGTTCAATTCACTAGTAAACACATAAATCTGGGTATGGGGTGTAACACAAATAACCACCACTAAAAAAAAGGTGTCCAATGAGAGTGGGTGTGAAAAAGCCAATGTCATATGCCGCATCTTGTAGCATGACTAGTAACTAAGCATAGCATTAAAGTGATTGGTTTGTGAGTGAAACTTAGCTCAATGGAGGTGCGGTTGTTTAGGCTTATTCATTTCAATGAAATCATACTAAGCACGCCCATAAACTCTAAAGTTAGAAAGACCCTCACACTATAAGAATGGGTAGCAAACCACAATTCAAAGTTATCCACACATTCTCGAAACATGTCAAATGAGTGTCAGACACGCGACACAACCAATTTGAAGTGTTGGTACTACAGAATGTATAAAAAGCCCCAGCTTCCGGTGACTTATTTATACTGGTACAACTAAACGAGAGGAAAAGAATTAAAGACTAATAGATAAGGAACAGAAATTAAtaagggaaaatggtccgtacggtacccCGCCTTTTcttccttataacttttggtacctgacaaaaaaaaaaacatcaatacggtacctgaggtttttTGCCCGATCGAAGATCGGTACATAtggccgttagctccgttacggaaCTTGCCATCTGACAATTTTTTAAGggtatttttgtcattttatgTCTTCATCCTCCTTAATCCCAGCCATGTCCCCAATGTTAATAAATTGATGGTAGTGATCATCTAAACCTCTACACCCGGGTCGCACCAAATCACTccccccccctcctcctcctcctcctccaccaccaccaccaccgccgcAGCCATTAGATCATCTACGACCACCACCACCCCCGCCGCAGCCATTAGATCACCTACGACCATCACCTAAACCCCGCAcactccctctctttctcttccataAGCTTCTCCCGGAGTCAATGATCATTCAAAGTGACAAAAAGCAAACAGAAAGGAAGAAATACAAAGACCCAGATCGTTCAAAGTCTCATGTTGAATCAAAATCCCTCAAACAATAACAAAACCCACAAGATACAATTTCActtttgcaacaaaaaaacCAGTTTCTTGAATCAAAATCCCTCAATTCTTGCATAACCTCGATCAATTCTTGCATATCCCCACCCTCCGCTCCGTCCTCCTCCTCGCCCTCCTCTGCTGCCCGGGTCGACCCATCCCTCTCAGACCTATCCCCACCCTCCGCTCCGTCCTCCTCCAACTCCTCCTCACCCTCCTCCACTGCCCGAGTCGACCCATCCCTCTCAGACCTATCCCCACCCTCCGCTCCGTCTCCTCCAACTCCTCCTCGCCCTCCTCCACTGCCCGGGTCAACCCATCCCTCTCAGACCTATCCCCACCCTCCGCTCCGTCCTCCTCCAACTCCTCCTCGCCCTCCTCCACTGCCCGGGTCAACCCATCCCTCTCAGACCTATCCCCACCCTCCGCTCCGTCCTCCTCCAACTCCTCCTCGTCCTCCTCCGCTGCCCGGGTCGACCCCACCCTCCGCTCCCTCCTCATGACCCTCCTCTCCTTCACCATCTTAGTCGGCATCAACCTCTTCCGCTGGTTCTTGCAACGCTCCAAAACCCATGAAATTGATGGTGAGATTCAAATAGATTGGGATAGAGAAATGAAAGGGGAATCAAGGAAAACAAGATTGGAGGAAATTGAAAGGAGTGATGGATTTGGAAGGGgaaaaaattgaaactgaaaCGTTGGGTTTCTGTTTGTATTGGCTTTATTTTGATAGAGCTTCTGGTAGTgcaactgaagaagaagaagaagaaggggagaGAGATCGAGGggggagacagagagagagagagagagaggaaaaaatgttaagagaaaaaaaatatataattaagatATAAAATGACGAAAATACCCTTAAAAAATTGTCAGATGGCAAGttccgtaacggagctaacggccatatgtaccgatcttcggtcgggcaaagaacctcaggtaccgtattgatgttttttttttgtcaggtaccaaaagttataaggaggaaaaggcggggtaccgtacggaccattttcccaattaataaagactaaacAGTTGGTTAATTAGTACTTGAATCAAATTTCAAAGTTGTCCACGACTACTTTTCCCtagtactctctctctctctctctctctctgatattAGTTCAAATACTTGAGCTGCAATTGTGGTACGAGCTAGCTAGGGAAAGCCTAAATAAGGCTGcaaaaattcaaagtaaactccataTGTATTCAGGCTCAACTGACAGAAAGCTCATTTGCAGCAAACAGATTAATCATGTAAGCTTTGAACTCTCATTATCTGTAATCTAACAGCTAACTAATGGCTAGCCGAGTACTAATTTCATCAACATAATATGCTTACGGATTTCATTATGCATCACCAACTCAATTAGTGAtcaaaattttttatttcagAAATCGACAAAGAACTGTGAGCTTTGTGTAATCAAGATGGATGATGGTGGTGAAACAGAGAGAACTCAACGAAAAACATCTGAATGAAGATTGGCTTCTGTAATAGACTGTGTGTCATTACTGAAACTAAGACTTGATatattgttggaaaatttggccGATGGATGCTACTTCTATCATCGGATTTCACCTCCTACAAAATCTCAAAAAGAGAATATATTAATagcaaataataatcataatgtTATTGTCATAATAGATTAAAATAATAAGAATTATAAGACTTATCTCTTGCATTTGTAGACTTCCAAAGGACACATAATTCTAAACgagtttaaggttgaggcgtgtaaataCTGTCCTTAAGAGTATATCTTACCCCTCGaagacaatgtctcggtgtagcaggtttgtggcaccctaccctccagggtacaacaacctcgATCCGAGTATTGTGAGTGTTTAGGTggaatagataaattaaaggaaACCCATGAATACTTTCAGCtcggaaaggaaacaaaggagattgaatttctgttgtgtttttgatttggaaagctacagattaTATAGGACAAAAATGATTAATGCAATAATAATTTGCTAATAGCAATTAAGCTTAATTTGTAACTTACGTAACATAAATGAATATAATGACATTGATTAGGAAGAATCAAAACGGAAGGTATCAAATAAGGAATGAACAAATATAATTGCAGAGTTAATTTGACCAAATGAATGGTATATGAATAATCCAAACTGATGAAATCTTTATatcaatcacaatcaaagaTAGTTAATGACACAAAAAGAATTAATGGCTATTACTATATGCAAATAACGGTTCAAAAGAGGTTTCAAAAATAGcaggtattttgaaatattctaattaaattccaACAATCCTCCACtatttcaaaataccaaaatttcaagaaaagtGAAAGATAAGGAATACCAAAAGAAAGTGAGGATCAATGCATCAGAACTAGTGTTTTTTGGACTATGAAGTACGAACTAGTCATAGGACAAATTAGTCTTGACCCACGAAACCttggtgaaaataaaattttctatgaACCAAAATTTCTAATTGTGAATCAGACAACTAACCATCCACATTAACTCTCGATTAATCAAGCTGTTCGAAGCAGAGTGGCGCGAATAGGCCATGCGCCCTACCTGGATATTTATGAATGCTCTAGAGAGTATGCCTTGCTCTCATAGGAAGTGGCCCCACTTCCACATTCATATAGGTAAGTCCATCAAGTGTGTACTGGAATCAAACACACCACCCATGTTTAAGGGCTATGGTACTTATTAAGAACAAAGTTCATCCTTATACGTTCCAGTTAAAGCACTATCTATGTATCATAGGGATGGACTCAAAGTTTAATTTGATAGTGTGTCACTGATCAACAAGTGACTTGTTATTACCCATATGAACCTACTTCCTGGGATCGCCATTCACATAGGTTGGGTTACCATCACTCTTGATCTTTGTCTATAGGCATAAGTCTCATCCCCCTCGATGTATTAACCACTAGATTTTGGCCTTTAGTCTAGTGGTTTTGTCAGAGTATTGGCCAAAATCAACTCTGACTTACAAAGACAATAAGTAATCTTCATTGGAATTTTAGTTATCCACTCTCATTTAAATATAAGAGCCCATTTGTCCTTGTCCTTAGGTTCATAAATATAAGCAAGATAATATCAAgccatatatatttagaggcaaCGAATCTTGCATGTCAAGGACTTGGGAATTTAGTAGGCAACATTATTTATCCGATTTTGTGACTTGGGATATTTTAATCACCCCCACATTTGTAGCCATCAAGTGTCTCTtaattcttgatcaaaattaaatttgatcatGGAGGTACATTGAATGTCCATTTTTTCAAAGCATAAACCGAAGGCAGCAATCAATGAGATAGTTTTTCAATGTAAAGCGTAAGAGATAATATCGAGGCGCCAACGAATGAAGATGtgcatatatttatttgttttgaggCAACATTGACCGAAAGGCAACATTGATGCCTTCAATGGCTAGGCAACCATATTTTGAGATTTGTTGTCTCTGCATTATATTCGAACACACTGATAATATAGGGGGAG is a window from the Rosa chinensis cultivar Old Blush chromosome 2, RchiOBHm-V2, whole genome shotgun sequence genome containing:
- the LOC112187284 gene encoding 7-dehydrocholesterol reductase, yielding MAESKTVHSPLVTYASMLSLLTLCPPFVILLWYTMVHADGSLFQTWEYLRQNGLQGFIDIWPRPTAIAWKIIACYAAFEAALQLLLPGRRVEGPISPAGNRPVYKANGMAAYFVTLTTYLGLWWFGIFNPTIVYDHLGEIFSALIFGSLVFCVLLHIKGHLAPSSTDSGSSGNVIIDFYWGMELYPRIGKNFDIKVFTNCRFGMMSWAVLAVTYSIKQYELNGRVADSMLVNTILMLVYVTKFFWWEAGYWNTMDIAHDRAGFYICWGCLVWVPSIYTSPGMYLVNHPINLGTQLALFILVAGILCIYINYDCDRQRQEFRRTNGKCLVWGRAPSKIVASYTTTSGETKTSLLLTSGWWGLSRHFHYVPEISAAFFWTVPALFNHFLPYFYVVFLTILLLDRAKRDDDRCRSKYGKHWKLYCQKVPYRVIPGIY